GGAGAAAGAGCAAATATGCCCTTGTGGAGCCTGATAaaatggagaagatggacgagGAAGCCGATCCTACGGACTATGGTGTTCAAGCCGAAGAGACTCAGCACACAGGTGATATGGATGAGCCAGCACACAGCAAGCGTTCCGAGGATGcatgagaaggagaaagtTTGACGGCGTTTTGGCCTACGGAATTTGTATATTACCAATAATATGTAATGGAGAGACTAAAAGTGGTATGAAATTGGGTTTTCTTTCAGCCATCAGGAGTTCTGGGCCCATCACAGAAGGATGTAATGGTTTGGTATGATCCATATAAGGTTATTTTAGACTTAACTTTGTTCATCGTTAAGGATGTTACTGCGGAATCGGTTATATAGCTTATAAGATCTTGCGCTTTCAGATCGATTTCTTTTAGTTTACTTTGGTCACTGAATCCAATTGCGGTCCGCCATCTCGACATGACAGGAAAGATGCTCGTCTGttgactacctaggtacctagtatGTAGGCTATCGCTACGTCAGTGGTGACATAAAACAGACATATGAAACACAGCCAGGTCAATCTGATAATATTTACCAGATGGCGAGTCATTTTTTTTTGCCGATAAGGCTGAATTGCAAAAAGCGCGGTGTTCGAACGGCCTGACCTACCAGGTCGAGTTTACAAGCCCCCGACACGGCTTGTATATCTACACAGTAACAAGGGCGTGGGCGTCATTCATAACATACAGGTCTTCCACAGCGGGCATGACAAACAAAGAATTCTGGATCTGGTGATGAAATTTGATAAATCTGATACACACAGGCACCATTGGTAGTTGATGTGTTGTGGCTGATGCAATAAGGACACGGCTGAGCTGGTCATGAACTCTCATCAGCAGGCATCCTGGTATCCTCTGTTGCGTCACATGTTGTGTCTCAAGTACCATGTCACGCCAAAAGTCAAAGTTAGACAGGGACACGGGATGGGCTGAAAGAAAAGCGGCGATTGGTTGATCTAAACTCCCGCCCGGCTCGTCTTACGCTCAGCCGTTGGATTTAGACCAAGTTTCACAAGGTGACAAGCGTTTCTAGAAAAGAACAACTCATCAGAGTGGCGAAATGGGTTCGAGGACAAGCACCGCATCGAATATGCAGGTTTTCGAGGTAGCACGAACCTAGGGTGTTCCTTCGAGGAACGACTTCTGAGCCTCACTTTgcagagattgagaagatcttTGCTGCTTCAAGTGAGATCTGGGGACGGCATATCCTAGTTTTGGGAGCCAATTACCAAGGTCGGAGTGTTTGGAAGAGAGCCTCACTCTGAACAATGCCTACGGGGGCTCAGTCAAATCCAtggatcaagaccaagggcgGGCCCGTCGACCTGGTCAAAGGTTGTTAATGCTGACTTCTCCAAAAGGGCGGAGAAGAGCCGGCTTCGATTTTATCTCCGGAGCTGTTGTTTCAATAGAATATACTCGGTGTTGCCGGGCGTTGAGATGTTGCAAAGTGGAAATAACTGCATGATAACTGTGGCGCAAGGCGAACCTAAGAAACGaatctacctacctaagccAGCCTGCGCTGTGGACGCTGGACGCCCAGCCGGTGCCCAGCTGGGTATCAAGTGCCACTGCCCCAGCGCCCAGCGCGCCCAAGAGCTTCTAGTGGGCCTCACAAGGCCGCAACCCCTGTCGAATAGCGTCAGCGTTGTGCGTCCAGGTTGAGGTATACCCTTCCTCATTACGTCGTTTGTTTCGCCCCGCTTGTACGGTTGAAAGCTACAAGGGCGGAGGAGAGAGAGTCTTGGTTGTTAAGCAGAACATGTTTTGATGGACAACTTGTGTTTGTGTAGCGGATTGATAGATTTGTGTGTTgtgaagaaaacaaagatATTTAGGACAGAAGATGTACGGCCTGGTTTATAAAGGCCAAATGTTGAGAGTTAAACCTTTTAAAGCTTGCTCAAGCTGAGTTGAGTTGCGGGAACGGAAACAGGCATGAGCGATTCTactaccttagtaggtacaTACCGTACTCCCCCTTGTCGCAGCATCAAAGGACCCTGTTTTTGCTTGGCTGGGTTGCGGCGGGGTTTCTCTTGCTGCTTCTCTGACTTATCCCTCCCGCCACATCCTcgtccttttcctctttaCATCGACAGAACCCGTCAACTCGGTATTGTAACATTATCGCTTATCATCACCATAAAGCCACCTTGAATTATAACCAACACCAACTATTACACCGCTGCACAACATAGTAGCGACATAAACCGCACACCATCCTCATGTCAAACTACGACCCGTACGATCGGGATTACTCTCGCCGCTATGTGCGGGAGGAGCGTCGAGAAGAACCCCGCTATCTCGACCCTCGAGATTCCTTCAACTCAAAGACTCATCGGGAGATCGTTCCTCGCGGTCGTGAGGACAGCGATCTATCGATAGAAGAGGTCAGACGGGACTTTCCCCCTCCTGGTACCCGTGATATTCGCCGGGCCCGATCCGCCGGCCCAAACTACTACGAGGAAGAATATGAGTATCGCCGAGGCTACGACCCTCGCGATCGCGACTATGACCGCCGTTCCCACAGAGGCCACTCCAGTCCATACtacgaagatgaagagcgcGAGCGTAAGCACAAACCCAAGGGCATGtccaagaatgagaagatcatcgCAGCCGTCGCCGGTGCCGCCCTTTTGGCGGGTGGTAAGGAACTATACGATCGCCGcgaagccaaggaggagcGCACTGAAGTCCAACGCAATCCTCTGTCAACTGCAGCTCTTGCTGGAGTCGGTGCCTTGGCTGCCTACCAGGGTGCACAATTCTACAACAAGcagcaggccaagaaggatcaAAAGGCCAACATGATCCTTCAACGCGGCCGCGACGGCTATTATAGTGATTACTActctgatgaggacgaaagcccaagggagaagaagggacaCAAGAACTTTCTCGAGAGTGCTATCGCAGCTACAGGTCTCGGCGCAGCTGTCAAGAGTCTCACTGGTGGCGGCGGAGACGATACCAGGAGTCGCCGGGGAGGTAGTCCTTCCAGCGAAAGATCTCGTTCTCACGCCGGTGGTGGCAGCGGCGCCAACAAGATTCAAAAGGCGGCTATGGCTTCCCTCCTTGCCGGTGCCACAGAGGCCTTTCGTGTTGCCAAGGAGCCTGGCGGCTGGAAGGGTGAAAAGACGAAGCGTATTCTCACCGCCGCTGcaggtgctgctgctgtcgacACCGCAACTGATGACAAGGGAGGAAAGCTAGGCTTGGCTGAGTCTGTGATTGGTGGCTTAGTCGGCAACCGCCTAATTCGTGGTTCCAGAAATgatatcgaggaggatcGCAAGACTGGCCGCAGCCGCTCGCGCTCGCGAGCTCGCTCCAAGTCTCAGGGtggtggcagtggaggcGCAAGCGgtcttgctgctcttgcaaCCGCTGGCTTGGGTGCCCTGGGCGCaaagaaggttcttgatcgATCTCGATCGCGATCCAGAAGCCGTAGGGGACGAAGTGCCTCATATAGTCCATCCCCAGACAGGCGCCGTCAGCGAAGCCGCAGCCGTAgtgttgttgacaaagcTCGCAACGGTTTGGCCAAACTAGGccttggagctggagctggcgcTGCCGCTGATGACTACCACCGGCGCGACCAAGATGACTTTAGCGATCGCGGTGGCAGCCGTTCCCGCCGATACTCGGACGATATGTACGATGACCGTCGATATGGAACCAATCGAGATTATTACGACGATGATAGATCATTCAAGAGCAAGCCCCGagagagaagacgaggagggcGTTCTGATTattcctcttcgtcatcagACCTAGGGGAttctgatgaggatgagaagcggGCGAAAAAAATGAGAGGTAAGCAAGTTATCACCACCGGTTTAGCGGCAGTAGCCACTATACACGCAGCGCACGAGGTATATTCTAGcatggaaaagagaaacGCACGGCACAAAGCAGTCAAGGAAGGGCGGTTGAGTGAGATGGAAGCCAAAAAGCTCAAGACGAAAGCAATCATGCAAGACGCCGCATCAGTCGGTATTGCTGCTATGGGCATCAAGGGAGCCATCTCCGAGAtgaaggaagccaaagagctgACACACGAGTGCAAAAATTTCCAACAAGAGAAGGCTCGTCGTCATGAGAAGCGAGTGCAAAGGCGCTTACGACAACAGTCAATGAGTGACGGCAGGAGGAGAGCAGACAGCTGGGCTCCTCCGTCTCGACGGGATGGGTACGACTCGGATATCGAGTATGAATACTTTGACCCTCAAGACTACGGAAGCAAACCTTACAGAGGCAACACCTTCCCAGCAGAGCCGTATGGTACAGACACTTACAGAAGGAATCCCAACGGTCTGCCATCTCCTTACTAAGAACCTGACTGGGTGTTGGGCGGCATCCACGCTTACTCACCTATACCACTACAAACATCTTAAATCATGACTTATGACGAGACGACTTATTTGGCtcatgagaagcttgggcCAACCAAACAGCGTTTTTCCTTTGGACGCATGGCAATGAACCCCCCCAGAGAGTAATTGGAAGACtagaaagagaaggaaacGGTGTGAATATGGCCTGTTGCGCTGCGTGGTGTGGCTGGCATTCGTTTTACTGAAATTCCTTTGCATCAGATAGATGAAGCAGATTTGCTTTCTCCCCGCAACCTCTCCCACGTTTGTTTCACATGTGTATTCAAGACGAAGACTAACGACGATGATTAAAATAGACCATCGCCGATACTAAGCCAGTGGCCCGATCCCGGCAGGCACAGAAGAAAAAACGAAACTATATCTCGGCACACCGGCACATACGTGCATATCTGTCCAACGATGAGCTGCTCTATTCTGGTAAAGTTGATGAATGGGGTAGGGTCTAGTCGAGGGCTCAAAACGGGGAAACAAGCGAGAGTGGCACGAGTTGACCCAACGAGATGGGAAGAGAGGGGCGGTAAGAAAGGATCGGGACGCAAATGTGGTGTTAACAAATCACTATATgcacgatgatgaagtggTGGGAATTCGGGTAGGCGGTTTCGGGAAGAACGGCTTTTTGGAACGACGGGGGCTTGCAGATCAAGACTCGGCGATTGGACCAAGTGCGACAAGAAATCAGGAATGAGCctggatgaagatggcaagacATCTCTTGAAAGTTAAAGGTGTATAGGCATACGAAGAGATGTACGTGGATGGTATGATatttttgttttttcttcttctccttttgcCATGTTTGGATATCTGGATGAATAGCTTGTTATGCTGGAtagcagatgatgaggtttACGGGTGTCGATTTACCGGCCCCCAGAATACCTTGACGAATCATGACCTATGATGAACGACTCTGGCTTATAATAAACCATGTTACgtctttggtgttgatgaagcgatATTCAGCTGTTGCTGGGTAATGTGAATGACAGCGGCTTCCAACAATTAGGTATAGACAAAAGTGAAAACAGTTTGTTCTCCCTTGATCTTACTACAGTCTTCCAATCACTATTCCGTACCTGTCGCTCATCGTTTGATATCCCGTACGTACTCCAGTAAACTCGACGATGCTTACACCCTGGCCGAATTAGTGTGTGATTCTTGTTTCTAACAGATCTGAGCTCAGCTCTGTAACGTCATCAAGCTATGACGTCACTTATCAAGTGTCCATTTCACTGACAGCTCAGCCTAGCAGCTGAGGTTGTTCAATCACGAGGTGGTTTCAAGGTATGTAGCCCACGCCGAGTGGAAGTAGTCTGTAGAGGAGTTAAGTCAATCGCTTTTACGCAAGGACAAGAGGCTTTTGGTCCCCAACACCAGGCAGCCCGGTGTTGTGTGGTGGTACATATTCTCGCGATTGGACACAAAAACTGACGCCTCAGTTGATACCGTGATAAATGCTCATTACTGTCTATAGGACACAGCACTGTAGACCAGCTTTGGTGGCCGAATGCTCATACTCGGGCTCAATCTCATGCGCCAAGACCTCCACCCGCCTGTTGTTTCCAGCTCTGCGCCATGGCCAGAAGATTGGACACGTCAGCGGCCTGCTTATCATCAGCAGGGAAGACATAGTCGATGTATTCCTCCCACGAGTCGTCGTCCAGCTTTCTTCGGCGCTTCGTCTTGCGTGGCATTTGTTTCTGCACAGCCTCCACATCCTCCGCTGAGCCGTGTGTACGCTCGAAAGATAACCAGGCGTTGAGTAACGAAACGCACTCTTCCTTGAGATCTCGGTCTCGCATGCTCCTGTGTGCTCGCTTGAATACCTTGCGTGCTCgctccttggcctcttcgCTGACTGGCTGTTCCTCatcaccctcctcctcttcatcttcggggatgttgatctcaaagTGCGCGTAACTGATCCATACCTTAACGTGGTCCGTCTTTTCAAGTAGGCGCTCGTAAAGGTCTCGCGTCCGCTCGTATtcaccttcttcctcctcaaaaTCGATGTACGCCTTCCATAGGAGCTCAGGCATGTCaagctgttgttgctggacagcaagctcaaagatGGCGCGTGTACGgtccagatcatccagaCCCCGCTCAAGTTCGGCAAACTTGATCCATGTCTGACAATTTGCTGGGTTATATTCGATGTGCTTCTCATACAGAGTGCGACACCGCACGAACTCGAATAGTTTtcgttcaaggtcaacgtAACcgttgaagatcttgtccTTTGGGCACATGCCAATCGCGCGTCCAAGAAGCTTTCGCGCTGCGGTAAGTTCACCCTGTCTGATTTCGAAATGCGCCGCCATGAGCCAGATTTTAGCAAACGTGAACCTCTTGTGTGGGATCAGACCCAAGCACGTGTTGTAAATCTGCCGTGTCCTTTCAACATCCTgtccctccatctcttcccaTATAGCGTAGAAGATCCAGAGATAGATGTATCGCCTCCAGTGCCGCTTTtccattgttggtggaaCCTGAGCAACAGCCCTCTCGTATATATCTCGAATTCTGTCAGAGTCCTGTGAAGTCTCTTCGAGCTTTGCGTAGTCGAACCAGGCGTCGTAGTTCTTGGGGTTCTCTTTGATAAGCTCCTCGTAATATACCCTCCTCTTGGACAgcacaacatcttccactCCGTCCTTGTCGCCAAATTGTTTCTCGAATGTTGTGTATGCCTTGTGCAAAATCAtcgacctcgatcttggtaGTCGGTCCAGGGCATACTTGTATATCGCACGAGCGCGCTCATactctttgagcttggcctcgaAACGAGCATATGCAATAAACAATTTCTCGTCGACGAAGTCATCTCCCAATGCCTCCACGGCCTCCCCAAAGACTTCCCGCACTTGGTCGCTGGTACcaaactcctcctcaaacttggccCACTTGATCCAATTCCGGGGCTCGGGGTGAATCATGGTAAAGGTCCGAAAGATTTCTCTTGCTCGCTCGAATTCGCCATatcgcttctcaagctttATATACGAGCTCCATGCCGCTTCATCTGGCTGCCATTGCATCCATCGATCAAATACTTGTCGAGTTCCAGGAATGTTGCCCAACATCTCCTCCATGTAGACATATTTATACCAGAGCTTGTCAACGCGCGGCAAGCGAGTGACGGCACGATCCAGGAGATTACGCGCGTGGTTGATGTTCCTCGCCTTCATCTCCGACTCGATGTACCGAATCCATAGCTGAACATTATTGGGATGTGCGTCGAGTGCGCGCTCAAAGACGGACCGGGCGCGGGCAAATTCCTTCTGCTCCAACTCCCACTGAGCATATCTCAACcagttgttgaggttgagtcgATTGCGTCGCACATAGTCCTCGaactcttttctcttccgtCCTTGAAACTCGTGAAGCTCTTCCAAATCAGCAAATCGTTGAGTGGGGGCCTGCACTCCGACTTCTTGCCGGTCGACAGCTTCTCTTAAAAGCTGTTCGGCACTGATTTGAACAGGCGCGGcggccttgttcttcacCCTCGGTGGCCCTCTAGACGACTCCATCGTACGATCGCCAAGTTTCGAGGGCTTAGGTTGATAAGTGGCGATTATTGTTTGGAGTGAACAGAGTTTAGATGAAAAGGAGAGTTGAGGTGATGAAATAAAGTTGAAAGTCAACAGCGACGCGACAGAGCAAGGCGCAAAAGTGTGTGGACAGCCAACGAATTACAATTTGATGTGACAGATAGGCCCACTTTATCTTGTGGCGTTCAGTAGCCTCGCAGCCTAGAAGTGGAAGTATTTATAGGCAGGTACCGTACTAGTCAAGACAAATTACCTACTCCACAACCTACTCAAGTATCTTGCGACAATCACCGTTGCTCATTCACAGCATCCTTCCTACACACGACGCCACTATGTCGACTGTCGCAGACGACCTCCTCAACGATTTTGGAAGCTCCGGCGAtgaggccgaagaagagctcAACGAcggcctcatcaaggatgaagaggcaaCCGCCGGCAACCGTGACGCCATGGAGTtggatggcgatgctgagagAAAGGTCGACGAAGATTCGGATGATGGATTGAACGACAGAGAAGATTCCGAAGCAACAAAAGtaaaggtcgagaagatgcAACTTGGAGGAGTAAAGGATGTTAGAAGCGTTGCCAGCCTCATGCAAACGCTTGAACCAGTTCTCGAGGTTAGTACTACCCCCTTCAGACCGAGCCGCATCAACGGTCGCATCTTGATGGACGATTCGTTTACATCAGTTCTTTTGACGGATAGCCCTGACGTATTGCCTCGAACGCTACAGAGAATCGCACATTACCGATCGCAAGCCGCGACGCAGAGTACCAATGTCGGAAACATCGAAGATCATCCCGAGTATCATCTTCTGACGCAGTCCAACAGCCTTTCAACCCAGATCGATGGCGAGGTTGTCCTCGTTCATAAGTTCATTCGCGACCACTACTCGACGAGGTTTCCCGAGCTCGAGCGACTTGTTACTACGCCACTAGAATATGCCAAGGTCGTTGCTATCATCGGAAATGGTCCGTTGGATTCGGAGAGTATTAAGGCTCTGCAGACTTCGACTAACAACCCGCTTGGAATAACACTCAAGTCCGTCCTTGATGGGCCGTCACTCATGATAGTGACGGTCGAGGCCACCACATCAAAGGGCCACGAGATGACACCCGAAGAGCTTCAGCGCGTCTACAAGGCATGCGATATGGTGATTGCCctcaacaaggccaagcagaCTCTCGCCGAGTACGTGCAGTCGCGCATGAACATTTTTGCGCCAAATCTGACAGCCCTTGTTGGTTCTCTTACGGCCGCCCAACTCCTCAACGCGGCAGGCGGACTGACAGGTCTCTCCAAGACGCCTGCTTGCAACATCGCCTCTTGGGgatccaagaagaagcactcGGGGCTTGCTACGAATATAGGTGTTCGGCAGCAGGGCTACCTTTACAACTCGGAGATGATCCGAGGCATTCCTAccgacttgaagaagcaagCCTTGAGAATCGTGTCGGCCAAGCTAGTTCTGGCTGCCCGGGTTGATCGCACACACTCCAGTCCGGATGGATCCACAGGGGAGGAGCTCAAATCAGCATGTCTTGAAcgccttgagaagctgacaGAGCCACCTCCCAACAAAGGACAGCGTGCGCTCCCTGTGCCAGACGATAAGCCATCCCGCAAGCGAGGTGGACGACGTGCTCGCAAGGCTAAGGAGGCTCTCGCTATGACTGATCTTCGTAAGCAACAGAACCGTATGGCATTTGGCAAGGAGGAAAGGGAGGTCGGATATGGCACTGGCGAGTCAACTGTTGGTATGGGCATGATTGGTCAGTCCAACGACGGCCGCATTCGCAGCACCCAGATAGACCAGCGCACACGCGCAAAGCTCAGTGCCAAAAACAAGGGCTGGGGCGGAAACAGCACCGTGGGTGGTGCTGCGTCGTCTATCGGTGGCTTTGGCCAAGCGTCTAATATTGATCTACGAGGGCGCGGCTTACGAGCGTCGGGAGTTGGCAGCACCATCGGTTCAGCAACCGGCATAGCATCATCTTTGTCATTCACGCCCGTCCAAGGTCTGGAGCTCGTTGACCCCAAGATGCAGGCAGAACTCagcaagaagcgcaaggccgaggaggacCGTTGGTTCAAGGGCGGCAGCTTCACACAGGTCGGAGGGTTGTCAGATGGAAGCGTTTTCAAGGTGCCGGCGCTCCCAGCAGCCAAACGTGTCGATACAGGCGCAACCAAAACGAATACCTCGGCATCAAAATAATTACGGCCTCAGTATCATTCCTACACCACGGCAACTTAGTGCTTCAGGGGTCACTGCGTGGCTTGGTTGTCATGGGAAAGTTCAGGGTTGTCATGGGAAAGCAAACATTTgcatcatgatgatcatgtaTTACTGTACAACGGCTTGCGGTTCGGGGAACCGGTCCTGTAACAACCCCGCGCGCAGGATTACTACGGCGCTACCAACTACGACGATCAGCGAGGAATACGTTGGCAGAGTGTAAGGTAAGAAACAGGCGGGCATTTCATTCGGGCAGGCGTTTGGCGAGAACGGCGTTTCAGGGAGAGGATCTATGAATCCCAGGAGCAGAGCAGAATGGGAAAGTAATTAGCACTCTAGCTCTGGTAGTTTCGAATGGGTCTGACTGGTAATTACGACATGCTGTCCTTGATCCGGAATGTGATTAAACACGAGACCGTAATGTCGAGAAACCGGCTTAGATAGAGCTCGAAACAAAGGCAAAGTCGTTAGTAGGTTCAAGTTTGCCGTGCAGTACTCCATACAAGTCAGTAGTTGACACGGGCACCGGGGTGTCTAGTCCAAAAACGGGCTGGCCAAGGAAAAATATAAATCACAAATCTCGATCGATCGACAGTGATCAGCAAAGTTGACCATCAACGTGACCTGTCAAACGGGCAACATGGTCGTAGCATTATTGGTCCTTTCTCTGACGGAAAGGATTCTACGTCGCATCACGAGAGGCCCTTTGTGCTATGCATAGGTATTCCTTTACTTTCGCAGTTACACTAGGGCCATGCTCCTAGATTCCGGACGTATTCACTTATGTACATTAGCATGGCGCGGCCGTTTACTATTGCTCTTCAGCCGGAGTGAGGGTTAAAACAAGTTCCAAGTTCCAAGTTGCCTATCAAGTCACAGACACAGCCACAGTTACAGTTACAGGGTAACAGTACAGTTTATGCATATGTACATTACCTAGTACTGTAGTTGTTCTTGTCTCGACAAGGATACGACGATACCGGCACACCGCCAGAAACATCTGTTTCAGGGTATCGAGATATGATGATTTTGTCTCAGTGCTCTCTCTACGACGCATTGGTCCTCCAGCTGTTCCAATGCCACATAGTTATTGGAACAGACGAGCAAAGTTGGCATGGCGCACCCTCAAAGTCGACTTGACTGATCGAGGATCCATTTCCTTGTTTCTAGGCGATACCACTATATGCCTTAGGAAGATAGGTGGGGGTGTCAGAGAGCACCAGTTTATCTGTGGTAGTATATATATTGTAAATGAAGAGTAGACACATGCGATGTGGTGGATTTAGGTTAGCCGAGAAGACAATCAATGAAAAGAAACAGCTGCGTTGCATTGCCtggatgatattgagattTCGCACGAGAAGATGTTATGATGGCGTGGTGACATATTGTTCTAGCGCTTCCCAAGTAAGCTCACGTAGGTGTATTTGTAAACATTCATCGAAAAAACGCATCATCATTTCACCATGTCACCATCAAAGCAACACGAAGCGGGGAAAATACAAGGATCAGTAAACTCTACTATCGTGAGCGAGTTTCTAGCTATAAATCCTACGATCTGTAGATAGATGATAAgaacaaccaccaccaccaccaccaccaccaacaccaagttgCTATGTCAGATAAAAAGAATACAACATAACTAGTAAAGGCCCATAAGATAAAGGATAATGCAACATTGTGTGGATTGACATGTAAGTGGTGGAAACATATCGAAGTTGATGCCATACAAGAGGAAAGGCGGTGATGGCTCGGCACGCACGCACTTGCATGACCCAGACGCCAGAGAAGATTGAAGAATAAAATGATACCCGAGAGATTTCGGCAATATCTGAGtttaccttaccttacctaacCTCCTTAGCCTGCTTTAGGTTCGTACATAGACGACGAGGATCGCCAACGACCAAGCAAATCCCCGTCGTGACCGGACTCGCTCCCACTGGCTGGTGAGAGTCTAGGACAACTGACT
This genomic interval from Fusarium verticillioides 7600 chromosome 1, whole genome shotgun sequence contains the following:
- a CDS encoding pre-mRNA-splicing factor clf-1, producing the protein MESSRGPPRVKNKAAAPVQISAEQLLREAVDRQEVGVQAPTQRFADLEELHEFQGRKRKEFEDYVRRNRLNLNNWLRYAQWELEQKEFARARSVFERALDAHPNNVQLWIRYIESEMKARNINHARNLLDRAVTRLPRVDKLWYKYVYMEEMLGNIPGTRQVFDRWMQWQPDEAAWSSYIKLEKRYGEFERAREIFRTFTMIHPEPRNWIKWAKFEEEFGTSDQVREVFGEAVEALGDDFVDEKLFIAYARFEAKLKEYERARAIYKYALDRLPRSRSMILHKAYTTFEKQFGDKDGVEDVVLSKRRVYYEELIKENPKNYDAWFDYAKLEETSQDSDRIRDIYERAVAQVPPTMEKRHWRRYIYLWIFYAIWEEMEGQDVERTRQIYNTCLGLIPHKRFTFAKIWLMAAHFEIRQGELTAARKLLGRAIGMCPKDKIFNGYVDLERKLFEFVRCRTLYEKHIEYNPANCQTWIKFAELERGLDDLDRTRAIFELAVQQQQLDMPELLWKAYIDFEEEEGEYERTRDLYERLLEKTDHVKVWISYAHFEINIPEDEEEEGDEEQPVSEEAKERARKVFKRAHRSMRDRDLKEECVSLLNAWLSFERTHGSAEDVEAVQKQMPRKTKRRRKLDDDSWEEYIDYVFPADDKQAADVSNLLAMAQSWKQQAGGGLGA